A genome region from Thermococcus onnurineus NA1 includes the following:
- a CDS encoding DUF4392 domain-containing protein, whose product MIAHLINTDIGNRGVLKVYLDYRRKNFNFLHNSTKMFLDNLERVLIVTGFPIPPMMVAETDGPPGALAIYRAVEMLGGKAEILTYSEVEKALEPFGVSLARTPEPEDYSLIISVETPGRAADGRYYSMSALEIKRDPLDGIFLKARALGIPTIGVGDGGNEIGMGKIRELVVGHVPHGEKIASVVETDELIVSAVSNWGAYGLVAQASIEVGRNLLEGWDERRVIEAISSAGLIDGVSKTLAPSVDGIRLMVHEGIVELLKAVVDEAI is encoded by the coding sequence ATGATAGCGCATCTAATAAACACCGATATCGGGAACAGAGGAGTGCTGAAGGTTTACCTCGACTACAGGAGGAAGAACTTTAATTTTTTACATAATTCTACAAAGATGTTCTTAGACAATCTCGAGCGGGTTCTCATAGTTACGGGCTTTCCCATTCCACCAATGATGGTGGCCGAAACTGACGGGCCACCGGGAGCACTGGCCATTTATCGCGCCGTTGAGATGCTTGGAGGAAAGGCTGAAATCCTGACGTATTCAGAGGTCGAAAAGGCTCTCGAACCCTTCGGCGTTTCCCTTGCCAGGACTCCTGAGCCAGAGGATTACTCCCTGATAATCAGCGTCGAGACCCCGGGTAGGGCTGCCGACGGTAGATACTACTCCATGAGTGCCCTGGAGATAAAGAGAGATCCCCTGGATGGCATCTTTCTCAAAGCGAGAGCCCTTGGAATTCCCACGATAGGGGTAGGCGACGGAGGCAACGAGATTGGCATGGGAAAAATCCGGGAGCTGGTTGTGGGTCACGTTCCACACGGAGAGAAGATAGCGAGTGTTGTCGAGACGGACGAGCTCATAGTTTCCGCCGTCTCCAATTGGGGGGCCTACGGCTTGGTTGCTCAAGCATCGATTGAAGTTGGAAGAAATCTCCTCGAGGGGTGGGACGAGAGAAGAGTTATTGAGGCCATCTCCAGCGCTGGGTTAATAGACGGCGTCTCAAAGACCTTGGCTCCGAGCGTGGACGGGATACGTTTAATGGTTCACGAAGGAATCGTTGAGCTTTTAAAGGCAGTAGTCGATGAAGCCATTTAG
- a CDS encoding TIGR02253 family HAD-type hydrolase, producing MKAVLFDIDGTILTEEPLIMLFLPQVYDKLSRKLGISKDEARERFLSEILGRRDSYDWHDWNFFFKLFDLDLKYEELLERYPHKLQVYPDTIPTLEWLRDTGYKLGIVTSGPKYQRLKLKLTGLLDYFDVVITRDDVNAIKPEPKIFLYTIERLGVEPGEAVMVGDSLSQDVYGAKSVGMTAVWINRNGDRGYNMADYEIRTLYELRKILGGER from the coding sequence ATGAAGGCTGTTCTCTTCGATATCGATGGAACGATACTAACTGAGGAGCCTCTGATAATGCTCTTCCTTCCGCAGGTCTACGATAAGCTCTCTAGAAAGCTTGGAATCAGCAAGGACGAGGCAAGGGAGAGATTCCTCTCAGAGATACTCGGCAGGAGGGACAGTTACGACTGGCACGATTGGAACTTCTTTTTCAAACTGTTTGACCTCGATTTGAAATATGAGGAGCTTCTCGAGAGGTATCCCCACAAACTTCAGGTTTATCCGGACACTATTCCTACCCTGGAATGGCTGAGGGATACCGGCTATAAGCTTGGTATTGTGACGAGCGGACCGAAATATCAGAGGCTCAAGCTTAAGCTCACCGGTCTTCTGGATTACTTCGACGTCGTCATTACACGGGACGACGTCAACGCCATAAAACCCGAGCCTAAAATCTTCCTCTACACCATTGAAAGGCTCGGAGTCGAGCCCGGTGAAGCTGTTATGGTCGGCGACTCCCTCAGCCAAGACGTTTATGGCGCCAAGAGCGTCGGTATGACCGCCGTGTGGATAAACCGTAATGGTGATAGGGGCTACAACATGGCTGATTACGAGATTAGAACCCTTTACGAGCTTAGAAAGATTTTGGGTGGTGAAAGATGA